The Drosophila bipectinata strain 14024-0381.07 chromosome 3L, DbipHiC1v2, whole genome shotgun sequence region GAGCATGACCACCGGTCAGCATCCGACGGCCTTGGCCCAGAACGTTGATGACATCATCGAGGAACTCGTATCAAGGGGGAAGTGGCTCAAGAGAGGCAATAACTACTCGATGAAGAAACGCAGAGGTAAGTTGTCGCCGCTCAGGTGTCTGGGGACGAACTCTCTAATTACCCTATTAGCTTAAGAAACCCTCAAGGAAGCCAGCCCTCCTAAGAATATTCCTCCTAAGAAGTCATACGATTATTATTCGTGATCGGGCGGAGTCAGAAGAAAGACGAATCACCCTACGGCTTTAAGGTAGTTGCAACTAAAGAGTTACTGGATTTTTAATAagagtttaatattttttcagcaAAAGGTTTCATACTTTTCATATTTAGGAGATGGGAGTCATGTGCCGATGGAACTATCGGCTGAGGTGGATGGCATTCAGACTAAGGATAAATTCTCAGTTCTAGGCATCTTTTGGCGAGAACGTGTAAAATCTGTTGTgtatgtttaaaataaattttggccagaaagtATCAGTTGTTAGATTTGTGACCTGGTTGCCGTTTTCCCACGTCCCCACCGCCACCACAGCCTCACCCAAAACTGAAAACTAAAGCAAATAAGAGCCTTTTTCCAGATCGAGTCAGGTAGCCGTGGTTTTGAGGGCACAAAACAATTAGCCAGGCCCACAAAATGATACACAAACAGAGCGCAAATTGGGCAGCCACTTGTCTGACCTCAAAGCGAAAGCGCCGCCGACCGAACGGACTAACAAGGACCTCATAATCATGCCCATTCCCACTCCCATCCCGATCTGATCGCCGGAACGGCCTGaaataaacacaaatattGACGTTGCCTATCGCACGCGATCTCTCCCTCCCCGAAAATAATATTCCCAAAGATCAGAGGCTGCGCCCGACCTCTGACCACTTCCCAATGACTTGGCAAGTTTGCAACTCGGAATTATTTCAATCTGCGCTGATGACGCAGCTCCTTTCGATAAAAAGCTGGCGATAACATATCCGATACCCTTCCTCAGGAATTGGGCACACGATTCTGAGAGTCCTTCATCAAAGTAGGCCTATTTTAAATATCAAGTCGACAAGTAAATAAAGGAATACTTTATCGGTGTCTTTAAAACATAAAcgtaattataaataaaagtattaaCCTATAGGGCATTTTATAGCCGTTTCAATTTGGAATAAAGTTTCATTTCATTCTGGGCATTCCTGGAATTTATCCCTCCGCACCTCACCATCGATCCCTCGCAAATATTGACGTTTTCGGGATTGAAAATTGGCGCACTCCAAGGCGGCCCTAAGCAGCTGCCATTGATTGAAAGATCAATCGAGATTGAGGAGATTGCGAGTCCGAACTCAGCTGCCATAGGGTAATTGGAGTCCACCTACGGTCAGCCCGGCTACCATTCCCGGCTGGCTTTGTGCCAAAATCTCATTTCATATTCAAAACGGCGATGCCTTTGTCCATTGTGTTCGATTGCCCGAAATCTGACCTTCACCTTGGAATCCGGATCGAGGCTCATTGTTGCCATTTTGGCAGGCGGCGGGGAATTAGCCGCTGTCCATTTTCCATTCAGTGGCAGCTGCTGTTGTGGCGCTCGTGCTTCAATATTTGCTCCTGCTCCACCTTTCCTGCCACCTTGATCCCTTGGTTATGTTGCCATTGAAATACCCAGACATACACACCTGCCCTTTCCTCCATCCTAGcttgatatattttatttcttcttattttgacttttttaaGGCTTTTTCTGAAACTTTCCAGCCAGATATTAAAAGCCTAAATAGCTCTTCAAGCGCTACCTGAAACCTATGTTTACCAAACCTCCCATTTCCCTCTTAAGCCCATCAttaaattcaaacaaaaatcATCTCCCGTGTCCAGATAATCCACATGTCCTCGTAATTGGGTCAATTGTGGCGAGTGCGGTGTGTGGTATTCACGGCCAGAACAATGACAGTTAACCAATTCCAGGAGAAGAAAGGGGAAGTGGAGTGGGAGGTGGTGGCCACAGTGCATCGCATAATTAATCAAAGAGCGGCACGCGGCTGTGGGCGCCACAAAGGCAGCCGACACAACGCCAAACCCAGAACTCCAAGTCGAAAaccgaaaccaaaaaccaaagctGACTGCGACCAGACTGGAGAATCCCGCCCAGAACAAGGGGGGGAAGTATTGCATACAAATGAAAGCCGCCCTCTTCCGCATTTAATACTCATA contains the following coding sequences:
- the LOC108126406 gene encoding uncharacterized protein isoform X1, which encodes MSSEDSIGTFERDAEEAIRSYKDIRRLLMESMRVLGGGPVTKNGLLRMLSMTTGQHPTALAQNVDDIIEELVSRGKWLKRGNNYSMKKRRETLKEASPPKNIPPKKSYDYYS